A single Comamonas sp. NLF-1-9 DNA region contains:
- the phbB gene encoding acetoacetyl-CoA reductase, with amino-acid sequence MAQRTAYVTGGMGGIGTAICQRLHKDGYKVIAGCGPTRDFQKWLDEQKSEGYSFHASVGNVSDWDSTVQAFEKAKAEHGPIDVLVNNAGITRDRMFVKMSPEDWRQVIDTNLNSMFNVTKQVVADMVERGWGRIINISSVNGEKGQAGQTNYSAAKAGMHGFTMALAQELATKGVTVNTVAPGYIGTDMVRAIRPDVLEKIVATVPVKRLGEPSEIASIISWLASDEGGYATGAEFSVNGGLHMA; translated from the coding sequence ATGGCACAAAGAACAGCGTACGTCACCGGCGGCATGGGCGGCATTGGCACCGCGATCTGCCAGCGCCTGCACAAGGACGGCTACAAGGTCATCGCGGGCTGCGGCCCCACGCGCGACTTCCAGAAGTGGCTGGACGAACAGAAGAGCGAGGGCTACAGCTTTCACGCCTCGGTGGGCAACGTGAGCGACTGGGACTCCACCGTGCAGGCCTTCGAGAAGGCCAAGGCCGAACACGGCCCCATCGATGTGCTGGTGAACAACGCCGGCATCACGCGCGACCGCATGTTCGTGAAAATGAGCCCCGAGGACTGGCGCCAGGTGATAGACACCAACCTCAACAGCATGTTCAACGTCACCAAGCAGGTGGTGGCCGACATGGTGGAGCGCGGCTGGGGGCGCATCATCAACATCAGCAGCGTCAACGGCGAAAAAGGCCAGGCGGGCCAGACCAATTATTCGGCCGCCAAAGCGGGCATGCACGGCTTCACGATGGCGCTGGCGCAAGAGCTTGCGACCAAGGGCGTGACAGTGAACACCGTGGCGCCGGGCTACATCGGCACCGACATGGTGCGGGCGATCCGCCCCGACGTGCTGGAAAAAATCGTCGCCACGGTGCCGGTCAAGCGCCTGGGCGAACCCAGCGAGATCGCCTCCATCATCTCCTGGCTGGCGTCCGATGAAGGCGGCTACGCCACCGGCGCCGAGTTCTCGGTCAACGGCGGCTTGCACATGGCTTGA
- a CDS encoding acetyl-CoA C-acetyltransferase, which translates to MEDIVIASAVRTAIGKFGGALSHTPATELGAVVIKEALARAKVPLDQVGEVIMGQVLAAGSGQNPARQAMMKAGVAKETPAMTINAVCGSGLKAVILAAQAVATGDSEIVVAGGQENMSLAPHVLHGSRTGQRMGDWKMVDSMIVDGLWDVYNQYHMGITAENVAKAHAITREMQDALALASQQKAAAAQDAGRFADEIVPVSLAQKKGDPVVFDTDEFVNRKTNAELLAKLRPAFDKTGTVTAGNASGINDGAAAVVVMSAKKAAQLGIEPLARIKAYGITGLDPATMGMGPVPATRKVLQRAGWSVADIDLFELNEAFAAQACAVNQELAVDASRVNVNGGSIAIGHPIGASGCRILVTLLHEMQRRGAHKGLAALCIGGGMGVSMAVERG; encoded by the coding sequence ATGGAAGACATCGTCATCGCATCGGCCGTGCGCACGGCCATAGGCAAGTTCGGCGGCGCCCTGTCGCACACGCCGGCGACCGAGCTCGGCGCCGTCGTCATCAAGGAAGCGCTGGCGCGCGCCAAGGTGCCGCTGGACCAGGTCGGCGAGGTCATCATGGGCCAGGTGCTGGCCGCAGGCAGCGGCCAGAACCCCGCGCGCCAGGCCATGATGAAGGCCGGCGTCGCCAAGGAAACCCCGGCCATGACCATCAACGCCGTCTGCGGCTCCGGCCTGAAGGCGGTGATCCTTGCCGCCCAGGCCGTGGCCACAGGCGACAGCGAGATCGTGGTGGCCGGCGGGCAGGAGAACATGAGCCTGGCGCCGCACGTGCTGCACGGCTCGCGCACCGGCCAGCGCATGGGCGACTGGAAGATGGTCGATTCCATGATCGTCGACGGCCTGTGGGACGTGTACAACCAGTACCACATGGGCATCACGGCCGAGAACGTCGCCAAAGCGCACGCAATCACGCGCGAGATGCAGGACGCGCTGGCCTTGGCCAGTCAGCAGAAGGCCGCAGCGGCGCAGGACGCGGGCCGCTTTGCCGACGAGATCGTGCCGGTCAGCCTGGCGCAGAAGAAGGGCGACCCGGTGGTCTTCGATACCGACGAGTTCGTCAACCGCAAGACCAACGCCGAGCTGCTGGCCAAGCTGCGCCCGGCCTTCGACAAGACGGGCACGGTGACAGCCGGCAACGCCTCGGGCATCAACGACGGCGCGGCCGCGGTGGTGGTGATGAGCGCAAAGAAAGCGGCGCAGCTTGGCATCGAGCCGCTGGCGCGCATCAAGGCCTACGGCATCACCGGGCTCGACCCGGCGACCATGGGCATGGGGCCGGTGCCGGCGACGCGCAAGGTCTTGCAGCGCGCGGGCTGGAGCGTGGCCGACATCGACTTGTTCGAGCTCAACGAGGCCTTCGCGGCCCAGGCCTGCGCGGTGAACCAGGAGCTGGCGGTGGATGCGTCCAGGGTCAACGTCAATGGCGGCTCGATCGCCATTGGTCACCCCATCGGTGCGTCGGGCTGCCGCATTCTCGTCACCCTGCTGCACGAGATGCAGCGCCGCGGCGCCCACAAGGGTCTGGCGGCGCTGTGCATAGGCGGCGGCATGGGGGTTTCCATGGCCGTGGAGCGCGGCTGA
- a CDS encoding ABC-F family ATP-binding cassette domain-containing protein has protein sequence MLTLNKLSLRRGTKLLLDGASTAIQPGERVALVGRNGAGKSSLFALLQGQLHEDGGELLLPAHWRIASVAQEMPETAQDATAFVLAGDERLQQLQARLASAEQAGDGMAIAQLHADLHDAGAHDARARAQALILGLGFQVTQLEQPVKSFSGGWRMRLQLARALMSPSDLLLLDEPTNHLDLDAMVWLEGWLKRYPGTLLVISHDREFLDAIAQVTLHIEHGRLVRYSGNYSAFEEQRAQQLLLQQAAYERQQEKIAHLQHFIDRFKAKATKARQAQSRVKQIERMEKVAPVLAEADFSFTFREPASLPNPMLAIRDASFGYRSEDGRALPIVQGVGQTVLAGQRIGILGANGQGKSTLVKTIARTLAPLSGTLTEGKGLRIGYFAQQELDVLRPQDTPLEHLIRLAREMGAGGEQSREQDLRNYLGSFNFSGDMVAQSVGSMSGGEKARLVLALIVWQRPNLLLLDEPTNHLDLATREALAMALNDFDGTLMLVSHDRHLLRAVCEDFWLVADGRLQPFDGDLDAYQRYLLDAARRAREPAAPAPGTAEVAPAGLDPREQRRLAAQARQQLAQQTRPLKLELAALEREMARLEEEKQALEAALCTSTEARHIAEAGKRLKAIAEALNASEERWLQLSETVESLSAAAPADAF, from the coding sequence ATGCTGACTCTGAACAAGCTGAGCCTGCGCCGCGGCACCAAGCTGCTGCTCGACGGCGCCAGCACCGCCATCCAGCCCGGTGAACGCGTCGCTCTCGTCGGGCGCAACGGCGCCGGCAAATCGTCCCTGTTCGCGCTGCTGCAAGGCCAGCTGCACGAAGACGGCGGCGAGCTGCTGCTGCCGGCGCACTGGCGCATCGCCAGCGTCGCCCAGGAGATGCCCGAAACCGCGCAAGACGCCACCGCCTTCGTGCTCGCGGGCGACGAGCGGCTGCAGCAGCTGCAAGCGCGGCTCGCCAGCGCCGAGCAGGCCGGCGACGGCATGGCCATCGCCCAGCTGCACGCCGACTTGCACGATGCCGGCGCGCACGACGCCAGGGCGCGGGCGCAGGCGCTGATTCTCGGCCTCGGATTTCAGGTGACGCAGCTGGAGCAGCCGGTCAAGAGCTTTTCCGGCGGCTGGCGCATGCGTCTGCAGCTGGCCCGCGCGCTCATGAGCCCGAGCGACCTGCTGCTGCTGGACGAACCCACCAACCACCTCGACCTCGATGCCATGGTCTGGCTCGAGGGCTGGCTCAAGCGCTACCCGGGCACGCTGTTGGTGATCAGCCACGACCGCGAATTTCTCGACGCCATCGCCCAGGTCACCTTGCACATCGAGCACGGGCGTCTGGTGCGCTACAGCGGCAACTACAGCGCGTTTGAAGAGCAGCGCGCGCAGCAACTGCTGCTGCAACAGGCGGCCTACGAGCGCCAGCAGGAAAAAATTGCCCACCTGCAGCATTTCATCGACCGCTTCAAAGCCAAGGCGACCAAGGCCAGGCAGGCGCAAAGCCGCGTCAAGCAGATCGAGCGCATGGAGAAAGTGGCGCCGGTGCTCGCCGAAGCAGATTTTTCCTTCACCTTCCGCGAGCCGGCCAGCCTGCCCAACCCCATGCTGGCCATCCGCGACGCAAGCTTTGGCTACCGCAGCGAAGACGGGCGCGCACTGCCCATCGTGCAAGGTGTGGGCCAGACCGTGCTGGCGGGCCAGCGCATAGGCATTCTCGGCGCCAACGGCCAGGGCAAATCCACGCTGGTCAAGACGATAGCGCGCACCCTCGCGCCGCTGTCGGGCACGCTGACCGAAGGCAAGGGACTGCGCATCGGTTATTTCGCGCAGCAAGAACTTGACGTGCTGCGCCCGCAGGACACGCCGCTGGAACACCTCATCCGGCTGGCGCGCGAGATGGGCGCTGGCGGCGAGCAGTCGCGCGAGCAGGACCTGCGCAACTACCTGGGCAGCTTCAACTTCAGCGGCGACATGGTGGCTCAGAGCGTGGGCAGCATGAGCGGCGGAGAAAAGGCCAGGCTGGTGCTGGCGCTCATCGTCTGGCAGCGCCCCAACCTGCTGCTGCTCGACGAGCCGACCAACCACCTGGACCTGGCCACGCGCGAGGCGCTGGCCATGGCGCTCAATGACTTTGACGGCACGCTCATGCTGGTGAGCCACGACCGGCACCTGCTGCGCGCGGTCTGCGAAGACTTCTGGCTGGTGGCGGACGGCAGGCTGCAGCCCTTTGACGGCGATCTGGACGCCTACCAGCGCTATCTGCTCGACGCCGCGCGGCGTGCGCGCGAACCCGCAGCCCCCGCTCCAGGCACCGCAGAAGTCGCCCCTGCCGGGCTCGATCCGCGCGAGCAGCGCCGGCTTGCCGCGCAGGCGCGCCAGCAACTTGCGCAGCAAACGCGGCCGCTCAAGCTGGAGCTCGCCGCGCTGGAGCGCGAGATGGCCCGGCTGGAAGAAGAAAAGCAGGCGCTCGAAGCGGCACTGTGCACCAGCACCGAAGCCCGGCACATCGCCGAGGCCGGCAAACGCCTGAAGGCGATTGCCGAGGCCTTGAACGCCAGCGAAGAGCGCTGGCTGCAACTGTCTGAAACCGTCGAAAGTCTTTCAGCGGCCGCCCCGGCCGATGCGTTCTAG